The following are encoded together in the Kwoniella europaea PYCC6329 chromosome 1, complete sequence genome:
- a CDS encoding eukaryotic translation initiation factor 3 subunit I, with protein sequence MKPIILQGHERSLTQIVFNSEGDLLFSASKDSVVNAWFTSNGERLGTFGGIKGDGGHNGTVWTVAVDSQTRFLITGAADNTMKLWEIATGKCLFTWEFLTAVKRVAWNEDDDTILSITEQRSGQPSIIRIYKINRDEPTSQTTTPITTMTLSGSKATVALWTPLSEYILTGHESGKVAKYDVKSGEEVNYVDDAHSGEITDIQSSPDGTYFITSSKDKTARIFDSETLEEMKVFPTETPLNSACIAPLRPYIILGGGQDAMSVTTTSQRAGKFESRFWHKLFEEEVGRVKGHFGPINTLAVHPQGKAYASGAEDGFVRVHWFDESYFRSRPFGDLEPEVEV encoded by the exons ATG AAACCAATCATTCTTCAAG GCCACGAGCGTTCCCTCACTCAAATCGTATTCAACTCCGAAGGAGATCTCTTATTCTCGGCATCAAAAGATTCAGTCGTAAATGCCTGGTTCACGTCAAACGGTGAGAGGTTAGGGACATTTGGGGGTATAAAAGGTGATGGAGGACATAACGGTACGGTATGGACGGTTGCTGTTGATT CCCAAACACGATTCCTCATCACTGGAGCGGCGGACAACACGATGAAGTTATGGGAGATCGCTACAGGGAAATGTCTGTTCACCTGGGAATTCTTGACGGCTGTTAAGAGGGTTGCGTGGAA CGAGGATGACGATACTATCTTATCGATTACCGAGCAGCGAAGTGgacaaccatcaatcatcaggATATATAAGATAAACAGGGATGAACCAACTTCGC AAACCACCACTCCAATAACCACCATGACCCTCTCAGGATCCAAAGCGACTGTTGCCTTGTGGACACCATTATCAGAATACATATTGACCGGACACGAGAGTGGGAAAGTAGCGAAATACGATGTTaaatcaggagaagaagtgaattACGTGGATGATGCTCATTCAGGAGAGATCACGGATATTCAATCGAGTCCTGATGGAACTTATTTCATCACGAGTAGTAAGGATAAGACTGCTAGG ATCTTCGACTCGGAAACActcgaagagatgaaagtgtTCCCTACGGAAACTCCATTGAACAGTGCTTGTATCGCACCATTACGACCATAC ATAATCCTAGGTGGTGGTCAAGACGCAATGTCGGTAACTACCACGTCGCAACGAGCTGGTAAATTCGAATCGAGATTCTGGCATAAATTGTTTGAAGAGGAGGTAGGTAGAGTGAAAGGACATTT CGGCCCTATCAACACCCTCGCTGTCCACCCACAAGGCAAAGCCTATGCGTCAGGTGCGGAAGATGGTTTCGTAAGAGTACATTGGTTCGATGAGAGTTATTTCAGATCGAGACCTTTTGGTGATCTTGAACCTGAGGTGGAagtgtag
- a CDS encoding pre-rRNA-processing protein PNO1: MAHKSHRQKALQAQLEAQPTLSLVSQKSKKPAPPQVIEQSMDVDDDDVVISGTTSATNGEPSSSTAGTASGSGSGFAPLPQSQANGVLKGEFRRIPIPPHRMTPLKKEWVNLYTPMVDMLGLQVRMNTMRRAVELKTSGHTVDSGAIQKGADFVKAFSLGFDVNDALALLRLDDLYLDSFEIKDVKTLHGDHLSRAIGRIAGEGGKVKFSIENASRTRIVLADTHIHILGSVQNIKIARDAIVSLILGSPPGKVYAHLKMVGARMKQRF, encoded by the exons ATGGCTCACAAATCACACCGACAAAAAGctcttcaagctcaactcGAAGCTCAACCAACCCTCTCCCTCGTATCTCAAAAAAGCAAAAAACCAGCTCCTCCACAAGTCATTGAGCAATCTATGGAtgtagatgacgatgatgtagTCATTTCCGGCACAACTTCAGCTACCAATGGTGAACCTAGTAGCAGTACAGCTGGTACAGCCAGTGGTTCCGGATCTGGATTCGCCCCCTTACCCCAATCTCAAGCTAATGGTGTATTGAAAGGTGAATTCAGAAGGATACCCattccacctcatcgaaTGACTCCgttgaagaaagaatgggtCAATCTGTATACTCCTATGGTGGATATGCTGGGATTGCAAGTTAGGATGAATACTATGAGAAGAGCTGtggagttgaag ACATCAGGCCATACAGTCGATTCGGGAGCTATCCAGAAAGGTGCAGATTTCGTTAAAGCTTTTTCATTAGGATTTGATGTCAAC GACGCTTTGGCATTACTCCGATTAGATGACTTGTATCTCGATTCGTTCGAAATCAAAGATGTAAAGACATTACATGGTGATCACTTATCAAGAGCTATCG GTCGTAtagcaggtgaaggtggtaaagtgAAATTCTCAATTGAAAATGCCAGTAGGACTCGTATAGTCTTAGCCGACAC ACATATACATATCCTAGGTTCTGttcagaatatcaagattgCCAGGGACGCGATAgtatctttgatcttgggATCTCCACCAG GCAAAGTGTACGCTCATTTGAAGATGGTCGGAGCAAGGATGAAACAGAGATTCTAG